The Vicia villosa cultivar HV-30 ecotype Madison, WI linkage group LG1, Vvil1.0, whole genome shotgun sequence genome includes a region encoding these proteins:
- the LOC131636389 gene encoding inositol-tetrakisphosphate 1-kinase 2-like: MSRVGYALEPKKVDTFIQPSFLHYAKQHSIDLIQIDLTIPLSQQGPFHCIIHKLHTQNWKNQLQEFSTKHPNTVIIDPPELIDRLHNRITMLESVTKLDLSIENENATVEIPKQVVVKEPKLFDFDAIEEQGLRFPFIAKPLEANGTVNSHNLFLVFDRDGVKSLDNNPMVLQEFVNHGGVIFKIYVAGKQFRCVKRKSLNDISDEKLKTIKGSVPFSQISNLGEDDGGGSSAVDKAEMPPQSLVAELARVLRERLGLNLFNIDVIRDGKNPGRYLVIDINYFPGFGKLPSYEEFFTNFLMDVVQQTKSV; encoded by the coding sequence atgtctcGAGTAGGTTACGCTCTTGAACCCAAGAAAGTCGATACCTTCATTCAACCCTCATTCCTCCACTACGCCAAACAACATTCCATTGATCTCATACAAATCGACCTCACCATACCCTTATCCCAACAGGGTCCATTCCACTGCATCATCCACAAACTCCACACCCAAAACTGGAAAAACCAGTTACAAGAATTCTCAACCAAACACCCAAACACAGTCATCATCGACCCTCCCGAGTTGATAGATCGTCTTCACAATCGCATTACCATGCTCGAATCAGTCACCAAGTTAGACCTTTCTATCGAAAATGAAAACGCCACTGTTGAAATTCCCAAACAAGTTGTCGTCAAGGAACCGAAATTGTTCGATTTTGATGCAATCGAGGAACAGGGTTTGAGGTTTCCGTTCATAGCGAAACCGTTGGAGGCTAACGGTACTGTCAATTCTCACAatctgtttttggtttttgacCGTGACGGTGTTAAGTCCTTGGATAATAATCCTATGGTGCTGCAGGAGTTTGTGAACCACGGTGGGGTCATTTTCAAGATTTACGTTGCTGGGAAGCAGTTTAGATGTGTAAAGCGCAAATCTTTGAATGATATTTCCGATGAGAAGCTGAAAACGATTAAAGGGTCGGTGCCGTTTTCTCAAATATCGAACTTGGGTGAGGATGATGGTGGTGGTAGTAGTGCTGTTGATAAGGCTGAAATGCCTCCTCAGAGTTTGGTTGCTGAGTTGGCAAGAGTGTTGAGGGAAAGATTAGGACTTAATCTTTTCAATATTGATGTTATTAGAGATGGTAAAAATCCCGGAAGGTACCTTGTGATTGATATCAATTACTTTCCTGGGTTTGGGAAATTGCCATCTTATGAAGAGTTTTTCACCAATTTTTTGATGGATGTTGTGCAACAAACTAAGTCTGTTTGA
- the LOC131636379 gene encoding protein TORMOZ EMBRYO DEFECTIVE-like, which yields MESLRLKTNYRCVPALQQFYTGGPYAVSSDGSFIVCACGDSIKIVDSANASIRSTLEGDSEQVTALALGPNDKILFSASHSRQIRVWDLSTLKCVRSWKGHEGPVMCMACDASGGMLATGGADRNVLVWDVDAGYCTHFFRGHGGVVSCVMFHPDPEKQLIFSGSDDGGDNATVRVWDFSKNKRKNKCIAILDNHHSAVTSIAVSEDGWTLLSSGRDKIVTLWDLRDYSSKKTVITNEAVESVCLISAGSPFASSLDSYRQNSKKHAGSQATHFVTVGERGIVRIWSSEGAVCLFEQKASDVTNNTDEDGSRRGFTSAVMLGSNQGLLCVTADQQFLFYSLNWIEELLQLNLTKRLVGYNEEVVDMKFVGDDEKFLALATNLEQVRVYDLASMSCSYVLSGHTEIVLCLDTCVSSSGRNLIVTGSKDNTVRLWDSEITSCIGVGIGHMGAVGAIAFSKKKRDFFVSGSSDHTLKVWSMDGLLDNLTAPINLKAKAVVAAHDKDINSVAVAPNDSLVCSGSQDRTARVWRLPDLVSVVVFKGHKRGIWSVEFSPVDQCVVTASGDKTIRIWAISDGSCLKTFEGHTSSVLRALFVTRGTQIVSCGADGLVKLWTVKSNECIATYDNHEDKVWALAVGSKSELLATGGSDAVVNLWLDSTAADKEEAFRKEEEGVLKGQELENALSDADYTKAVQIAFELRRPHKLLELFTELCRKKGAEDHVDRALKAFGNEELRLLFNYIREWNTKPKLCYVSQFVLFRVFNIFPPTDIVQIKGIGELLEGLIPYSQRHFGRIDRLVRSTFLLDFILSGMSVIEPETHQTESKDKFPLRSEIDASDQENGNEEKDYTIENNTASKKRKSHKSRHENGIEEKDTLDGTASKKRKSNKSKHGSHKKVKEVAYNKIESIQLQA from the exons ATGGAGTCCCTTCGTTTGAAAACCAACTACCGATGTGTTCCGGCCCTGCAACAGTTTTACACCGGCGGCCCCTACGCCGTCTCATCAGACGGCTCCTTCATCGTCTGTGCTTGCGGCGATTCCATTAAAATCGTCGATTCCGCCAACGCATCCATCAGGTCCACCCTCGAAGGCGACTCCGAACAAGTCACCGCTTTGGCTCTTGGCCCCAACGATAAAATTCTATTCTCTGCTAGTCACAGCCGCCAAATTAGAGTTTGGGACTTATCCACTCTCAAATGCGTGCGCTCCTGGAAG gGTCATGAGGGTCCTGTTATGTGTATGGCTTGTGATGCTTCTGGAGGGATGCTTGCTACTGGTGGAGCTGATAGGAATGTCCTTGTTTGGGATGTTGATGCTGGATATTGTACACATTTCTTTAGAGGTCACGGTGGAGTTGTTTCTTGTGTTATGTTTCATCCTGATCCTGAGAAACAGCTT attttttctGGCAGTGATGATGGGGGTGATAATGCAACTGTAAGGGTTTGGGATTTTTCCAAGAACAAGCGAAAGAATAAATGCATTGCAATCCTTGATAATCATCACTCTGCAGTGACCTCCATTGCAGTATCTGAAGACGGATGGACACTGCTCAGTTCTGGAAGAGATAAG ATTGTTACATTGTGGGATCTTCGTGATTATAGTAGCAAGAAGACTGTCATCACAAATGAGGCAGTTGAATCCGTTTGTCTTATTAGTGCAGGGAGTCCTTTTGCTTCCTCATTAGATTCATATCgccaaaattcaaaaaaacacGCTGGTTCTCAAGCAACACATTTTGTTACTGTTGGTGAACGAGGCATTGTACGCATATGGAGTTCTGAAGG TGCAGTTTGCTTGTTTGAGCAAAAAGCTTCAGATGTTACAAACAACACAGACGAGGATGGTTCACGTAGGGGTTTCACTTCTGCTGTTATGCTTGGCTCGAACCAAGGATTGCTTTGCGTGACTGCAGATCAGCAGTTTCTGTTTTACTCTCTGAATTGGATTGAAGAGTTGTTGCAATTAAATCTTACCAAAAGACTAGTGGGATATAATGAAGAGGTTGTAGATATGAAGTTTGTTGGGGATGATGAAAAGTTCCTTGCTCTTGCTACAAATCTTGAACAG GTTCGGGTTTATGACCTTGCATCTATGTCATGTTCTTATGTCTTATCTGGTCATACTGAAATAGTTCTATGCCTTGACACCTGTGTATCAAGTTCTGGGAGAAACCTAATTGTGACTGGAAGTAAAGATAACACT GTTAGGTTATGGGACTCAGAAATTACAAGCTGCATTGGAGTCGGTATAGGTCACATGGGAGCTGTTGGAGCCATtgcattttcaaaaaaaaagcggGACTTCTTTGTTAGTGGCAGTAG TGATCATACTCTTAAGGTGTGGAGTATGGATGGTCTCTTGGACAATTTGACAGCTCCAATTAACTTAAAAGCAAAAGCTGTTGTTGCAGCTCACGATAAAGATATCAATTCTGTAGCTGTTGCTCCAAATGATAGTTTAGTATGTAGTGGTTCTCAG GACCGCACCGCACGTGTTTGGAGACTTCCAGATCTAGTATCAGTAGTTGTATTTAAAGGGCATAAAAGAGGAATCTGGTCTGTAGAGTTTTCCCCTGTTGATCAATGTGTAGTAACAGCATCCGGGGACAAAACAATAAGGATATGGGCTATATCTGATGGCTCGTGTTTGAAGACATTTGAAGGACACACTTCAAGTGTGTTAAGAGCATTGTTTGTTACTCGTGGAACACAGATTGTTTCTTGTG GTGCTGATGGTTTAGTAAAACTATGGACTGTAAAATCAAATGAATGTATTGCCACATATGACAATCACGAAGACAAG GTTTGGGCGTTGGCTGTAGGCAGCAAATCAGAGCTGCTTGCAACTGGTGGCAGTGATGCCGTTGTCAATCTGTGGCTAGATTCCACTGCAGCTGATAAAGAAGAAGCTTTTCGCAAAGAG GAAGAGGGAGTTTTGAAAGGTCAAGAGCTAGAGAATGCCCTATCAGATGCTGACTATACCAAGGCAGTacaaattgcatttgaattgcgCAGACCCCATAAACTTTTGGAGTTATTTACAGAACTTTGCAG AAAGAAAGgggctgaagatcatgttgataGAGCACTTAAGGCCTTTGGCAATGAAGAGCTTCGtttattatttaactatattCGAGAATGGAATACAAAACCAAAGCTCTGTTATGTTTCACAGTTCGTGCTTTTCAGAGTTTTCAACATCTTTCCTCCAACAGATATTGTTCAG ATTAAAGGGATCGGGGAACTACTAGAAGGTCTTATACCATATAGTCAGAGGCACTTTGGAAGGATAGACAGACTTGTAAGAAGCACATTTTTGTTAGACTTCATTCTATCAGGAATGTCAGTTATTGAGCCAGAGACCCATCAGACGGAATCAAAGGACAAGTTTCCATTACGGTCTGAAATCGATGCTTCAGATCAAGAAAATGGGAACGAGGAGAAAGATTACACTATTGAAAATAATACTGCTTCAAAGAAAAGGAAATCACACAAATCTAGACATGAAAATGGGATCGAGGAGAAGGATACACTTGATGGTACAGCTTCAAAGAAGagaaaatcaaacaaatcaaaacaCGGTTCCCACAAGAAAGTCAAGGAAGTTGCTTATAACAAAATTGAATCTATTCAATTACAAGCATAA
- the LOC131625658 gene encoding uncharacterized protein LOC131625658, which yields MSTIQRKHGDWPFELLIFEVLSTARGDRIQVLIRSDHTPKWKERIRENMSCIINNGTVYDNDFQWKLCDHDKKFVFIGGTTVKEVDIQNLPPKRFFFKDFTDILGGNCEMNRLEDIIGVVQEINNFQYNNSGKKSFVSLSLKDLKGVIVNCTLWESYGTKFLDFYHDEKNSGAIVIVLTHAMIKESQVSNGWSGSKLLINKDIPEITEYLSKLPANEQTEKPSQSSKGMSLWSGASQFTLVESFVHKAKCISLSDLCKVKQASDVNNPYKCSCGQNVEHAIPRYRVDIYVVDGESKFRFVFWDTDCADIIGKSADRR from the exons ATGTCAACGATTCAAAGGAAACATGGAGATTGGCCGTTCGAGTTGTTGATTTTTGAAGTGTTATCAACAGCAAGG GGTGATAGGATACAAGTTTTGATTCGTTCTGACCACACACCGAAATGGAAAGAACGCATACGCGAAAACATGTCTTGCATAATCAACAATGGAACTGTTTATGATAACGATTTTCAGTGGAAGCTTTGTGATCACGACAAGAAGTTTGTGTTTATTGGTGGTACGACTGTGAAGGAAGTTGATATTCAGAACCTTCCTCCcaaaagattttttttcaaaGACTTTACTGATATTCTTGGAGGCAATTGTGAGATGAACCGACTTGAAG ATATTATTGGTGTAGTTCAGGAAATCAACAATTTTCAATATAACAATTCTGGAAAAAAGTCATTTGTTTCATTGAGTCttaaagacttgaa AGGTGTCATCGTTAACTGCACATTATGGGAGAGCTACGGAACAAAATTTTTGGATTTCTACCATGATGAAAAAAACAGTGGTGCTATTGTGATTGTACTAACTCATGCAATGATAAAGGAATCACAAG TCTCAAATGGATGGAGTGGATCTAAATTGCTTATTAACAAAGACATTCCAGAGATAACTGAGTATTTATCAAA GTTACCTGCAAATGAGCAGACTGAAAAGCCTTCGCAGTCCTCAAAGGGAATGTCTCTTTGGTCTGGTGCCTCTCAATtcaccctagttgaaagtttcgtTCATAAGGCCAAGTGTATATctctgagtgacctttgcaaggTGAAACAG GCATCTGATGTGAACAATCCATACAAATGTTCATGTGGACAGAATGTAGAACATGCCATACCAAG GTATCGAGTTGACATATATGTAGTTgatggtgaatcaaaatttcgcTTTGTGTTTTGGGACACTGACTGTGCCGACATTATTGGAAAGTCTGCTGATA GAAGGTGA
- the LOC131625751 gene encoding uncharacterized protein LOC131625751, translating into MIHGPCGNAFRNSTCMKEGKCSKYFPKESRRDTIVDQDGYPVYRRRDNGRTVSKNRIEIDNRFVVPYNSKLLLKYRAHINMEWCNQSTSVKYLFKYINKGYDRITAAIVMNEDGSVSQQDTVDEIKQYIDCRYVSPSEAAWRIYGFSIHGRKPAVERLDFHAEGQNFVFYTGVSPITTVLDKPSVTESMFTSWFEANKKYDEARQLMYSNFVSKFVYVKKMREWKPRQKGYTIGRLIWVPPTTGELYYLRMMLTHVKGPKSYDEIKTVNNVKYDTFRDACFAMGFIGDDREFISAITEAFHWGSGHYLRLLFVHMLLSSSINRPKHVWSKTRHLLSDGILYSQQRIANNRGLRLTNEEILNLTLIEIEKLLRRSRKSLSDFPGMPKPHGYIIEELGNSLIYEERNYDPARQLQEFNTLYNNLTDEQRDVLKQILTAVDTQNGGVFFLYGYGGTSKTYMWRTLASYIRSRRQICLTVASSALDKTLRDIMAGSRSSDKIFGGKQSGTTTSASELERVSNWILKVGDGKLAKPNDGYADIDIPADILISNFDDPLRAIFVNTYPNFEANFNNVAFLQSRAILAGTIETVDEINHYVLDNLPGDEKEYLSSDSVDTHDGDGNECFDALTPEFLNGLRTSGLPNLKIRLKVNTPIMLLRNIDQAEGLCNGTRLIVTRLADHVIEAKIISGNNIGCNIYIARMDITPTQTPWPFRITRRQFPITVCYAMTINKSQGQSLDHVGMYFPRRVFSHGQLYVAVSRVKSRKGLKILIHDKEKHPLTTTTNVVFKEVFENVYSICVCNIYGNVVIGRDFVLGCLKLGYNLNNLLTVMN; encoded by the exons ATGATACACGGACCTTGCGGAAATGCTTTTCGTAATTCTACGTGTATGAAGGAAGGAAAATGTTCTAAATACTTCCCTAAAGAATCCAGACGTGATACGATCGTTGATCAAGATGGATATCCGGTTTATAGACGAAGGGACAACGGACGCACAGTTTCTAAGAATAGAATTGAGATTGACAACAGATTTGTTGTTCCTTACAATTCAAAGTTATTGTTGAAGTACAGAGCTCATATTAATATGGAATGGTGCAATCAAAGCACATCCGTCAAATATTTGTTCAAATACATCAACAAAGGATATGACAGAATAACTGCTGCAATTGTCATGAATGAAGATGGATCTGTTTCGCAACAGGACACCGTTGATGAAATAAAGCAGTATATTGACTGTAGGTACGTTTCTCCAAGTGAAGCTGCTTGGAGAATTTATGGTTTTTCTATTCATGGAAGAAAACCAGCTGTAGAAAGACTTGACTTTCACGCTGAGGgacaaaattttgttttctatacTGGTGTCAGCCCTATTACCACAGTCCTTGATAAACCGAGCGTTACTGAGTCGATGTTTACATCTTGGTTTGAAGCAAACAAGAAATACGACGAAGCGCGCCAACTAATGTATAGCAATTTTGTTTCGAAGTTTGTATACGTTAAGAAAATGAGAGAGTGGAAACCCAGACAAAAGGGATACACAATTGGAAGACTAATTTGGGTTCCTCCAACTACTGGGGAATTGTACTATCTCAGGATGATGCTAACACATGTTAAAGGACCGAAAAGCTATGATGAAATAAAGACAGTAAACAATGTTAAGTACGATACTTTCCGTGATGCATGTTTTGCTATGGGATTTATTGGGGATGATCGAGAATTCATATCTGCAATAACAGAAGCATTTCATTGGGGTTCTGGACATTATTTGAGATTACTTTTTGTTCACATGTTATTGTCAAGTAGCATTAATAGGCCTAAGCATGTATGGAGTAAAACTCGACATCTGTTATCTGATGGAATTCTTTATTCTCAGCAAAGGATTGCAAACAACAGAG GTCTGCGGCTAACAAATGAAGAAATTCTCAATCTAacgttgattgaaattgaaaaactTCTTCGACGAAGTAGAAAGAGTTTAAGTGATTTTCCTGGAATGCCAAAACCACATGGTTACATAATTGAGGAGCTTGGAAATAGTTTAATTTACGAAGAGAGAAACTACGATCCTGCTAGACAACTTCAAGAGTTTAATACGCTGTATAATAACCTCACAG ATGAACAAAGAGATGTTTTAAAACAAATCTTGACGGCTGTTGATACCCAGAACGGAGGCGTATTCTTTCTGTATGGTTACGGCGGTACAAGCAAAACATACATGTGGAGAACATTAGCTTCCTACATAAGATCAAGAAGACAGATATGCTTGACAGTTGCCTCTTCAG CTTTGGATAAAACCCTCAGAGACATCATGGCTGGATCCAGGTCATCGGATAAAATATTTGGTGGGAAG CAATCTGGGACGACTACATCAGCATCCGAGTTAGAACGGGTTTCAAATTGGATATTAAAAGTTGGAGATGGAAAACTAGCAAAACCTAACGATGGCTATGCTGATATTGATATCCCAGCAGATATTTTGATATCTAATTTTGATGATCCCCTTCGAGCAATATTCGTAAACACTTATCCAAATTTTGAAGCTAACTTCAATAATGTAGCTTTTCTGCAGTCAAGGGCAATATTGGCTGGAACAATTGAGACAGTAGATGAAATAAATCACTATGTATtagacaatcttccag GGGACGAAAAGGAATACTTAAGCTCTGATTCAGTCGATACGCATGATGGTGATGGCAATGAATGTTTTGATGCTTTAACTCCCGAGTTTTTGAATGGATTGAGAACGTCGGGACTTCCTAATCTTAAGATCAGATTGAAAGTAAATACTCCAATCATGCTGCTCAGGAATATTGATCAAGCAGAAGGCTTATGCAATGGAACACGTCTAATCGTTACAAGATTGGCTGACCATGTTATTGAAGCCAAAATAATTTCAGGCAACAACATCGGCTGTAATATTTATATTGCACGAATGGACATTACTCCAACGCAAACGCCATGGCCATTCAGGATAACACGAAGACAGTTTCCTATAACGGTCTGTTATGCTATGACTATTAATAAATCTCAAGGTCAGTCGTTGGATCATGTTGGCATGTATTTTCCAAGGAGAGTGTTcagccatggccagttgtatGTTGCAGTTTCAAGAGTAAAGAGCAGAAAAGGCCTTAAAATCTTGATCCATGATAAGGAGAAACATCCATTGACCACCACAACAAATGTGGTCTTCAAAGAAGTGTTTGAAAATGTGTATTCTATATGTGTTTGCAATATCTATGGCAATGTTGTTATTGGTAGAGATTTTGTGCTCGGTTGCTTAAAATTAGGTTACAACTTAAACAATTTATTAACTGTCATGAATTAA